In one window of Oncorhynchus kisutch isolate 150728-3 linkage group LG16, Okis_V2, whole genome shotgun sequence DNA:
- the LOC109886280 gene encoding mid1-interacting protein 1-B-like has protein sequence MMHISDSYNQKNSLFNAMNRFIGAVNNMDQTVMVPSLLRDVPLDEEEEVKTISPIRTASNGSTTYFQDGDMYNYYVLLKSIRNDIEWGVLQADDRRKEKMGVTALDISRIESDDDDLEKQFHYHLTGLHTVLSKLTRKANTLTNRYNQEIGIRGCGL, from the coding sequence ATGATGCACATTTCGGATTCGTACAATCAAAAGAATTCATTGTTCAATGCAATGAACCGATTTATTGGTGCTGTGAATAACATGGATCAGACGGTGATGGTTCCTAGTCTGCTAAGAGACGTGCCTCTAGACGAGGAAGAAGAGGTGAAAACGATATCACCGATTAGGACCGCCAGCAATGGGTCAACCACCTATTTCCAGGACGGGGACATGTACAATTACTATGTGCTATTAAAATCGATCAGGAATGACATCGAATGGGGGGTCCTACAAGCCGACGACAGGCGGAAAGAAAAAATGGGGGTGACCGCGTTGGACATATCCAGAATAGAATCCGATGATGATGATTTGGAGAAACAATTTCATTATCATTTGACCGGACTACACACGGTTCTGTCCAAGCTTACCCGGAAAGCAAACACCCTCACGAACAGGTACAATCAGGAGATTGGAATAAGGGGCTGTGGACTGTGA